A genomic stretch from Thauera sp. GDN1 includes:
- a CDS encoding ABC transporter substrate-binding protein has protein sequence MSHSKNPFVRGYDGLSVQRLLAISYDDDCPLSYLALHVSQSHLPDSQVERHACVFCDDFALITEGQNVPPELDAQCRSHGIARNLVYAVMAEEAGQPLHVGDTYSEEAAREVVRRLRFETGFYSRAWEISSAHITEEAGRYLANLADIATPSGFLFIAFRIPYSPAVGVKLIATPWTDANVQQVEGITAEELRQEHRAKGMPESLVEVLHLAALADVRMLVFDAGAPVLDGLTLYDDE, from the coding sequence ATGTCTCATTCCAAAAACCCCTTCGTCCGCGGCTACGATGGCCTGTCCGTGCAGCGGCTGCTGGCGATTTCCTACGACGACGACTGCCCGCTGAGCTATCTGGCGCTGCACGTCTCGCAGTCGCACCTGCCAGACAGCCAGGTCGAGCGCCATGCCTGCGTCTTCTGCGACGACTTCGCGCTGATCACGGAAGGCCAGAACGTGCCGCCCGAGCTGGACGCGCAATGCCGCAGCCACGGCATCGCCCGAAACCTCGTCTACGCCGTCATGGCCGAAGAAGCCGGCCAGCCGCTGCACGTCGGCGATACCTACTCCGAGGAAGCCGCACGCGAGGTGGTGCGGCGCCTGCGCTTCGAGACCGGCTTCTACAGCCGTGCCTGGGAAATCAGCTCGGCGCACATCACCGAGGAGGCCGGCCGCTATCTGGCCAACCTGGCCGACATCGCCACGCCGAGCGGTTTTCTGTTCATCGCCTTCCGCATTCCCTACAGCCCGGCGGTCGGCGTGAAGCTGATCGCCACGCCCTGGACGGATGCGAACGTGCAGCAGGTCGAGGGCATCACCGCCGAAGAACTGCGGCAGGAGCACCGGGCCAAGGGCATGCCGGAGTCCCTCGTGGAAGTGTTGCACCTGGCTGCGCTCGCCGACGTTCGCATGTTGGTGTTCGATGCCGGCGCGCCCGTGCTGGACGGACTGACGCTCTACGACGACGAGTAA